AAATGAAGGTAAAACTTGTAATTGTGCAGTAATACAGAATAGTAGCTAatttagttagttagtttagttcatttattatgcaccccatacccatcttgtgggcggtagtggaaagggttacagaggcacataaggggctcagggactgaaccccacgaaTAGTAGCGATATGTAAAACATGATTATACATTGATATAGTAGAGAAGCGCTATGTgaactacctgtcctcctacaaagatcaTCGCTTTTCGAtcttatgcgttacataaggccaaaaattggcgTACTAAAAAAATAGAAGTGGCTAGCGAAAGTTacatattgtcccgttttctattttgggtcctctggtaggttaggagaggacactttaaattgaccgttctgtggacgttgggaaaccttaggaggacgagctGATGTGAAACATTATTGAATAGGAATAAAATACAGCGGCGTTATATGAAACGTGTACAGTGAAACAATACAACAGTGATATGTGAGACGTGATTGTTGTGATACAATAGAGAAGCGACATGTAGACTGTGAACAGTGAACTGTGCGAGTGAACAGTATACATTACAGAAGTGATATTGGGAATATGGATGGTTAGATGGGCGAAAATAGATAAACAGCGACACTGTTGGTGAATATTATTACAGTCTGTCTTTACACTGTCTGTCCATTAAACAACAAACATTGCAAAGTCTAGTTACCAGGATAAACACAGTCATTATATCTTCGAATTCAATATATTACATTATAAAAGATTTAATAAAACTATTATGTATGAAAACTTTGAACATGAATGATTTGTTTACATCTGAAGATTATGTAGAATTTTCTTCAATTAGATAATAATTAGAGTGCTAATGGAAGTAAGAATTAAATGCTTCAATAGCCATGAAAAGTGTCGTAAGTTGTAAAGTATGTTCGTTGGCAGGATAAGCTGGCCCTTCGGTAAATTAAAATGAATGTAAGCGTCATTTTCACTGGAGTAAACAAGACGAAGCCTAGTCTTCAATTCTAGGCAATAGTCTTCAACAAACAACCTGgagttgttgtttgttgttaaagatttgctacccggaacaaagttccaagtagcacgggctatggtgagcccgcatgtTTCCTGGAGGCTGGTTTAGGTGCTGGCGGTGACCTCCTCTAAGTGTACTTTATCCTCCTCCTCGGCCTCACTCATCTGTAATCAAAATATTTAGTCTGATTCTTTGCTATTGCTAGATCCATTTTAATATATCATTTTAACTATGGATTATCACCTTTCATATCCATGTTTCACAAATTAAAGGATTGGAATTAATGTTAGATATAAGAGAATAGAAAGCTTTGGACCGACATCAGCTGACGACAACGTAAAAACTGCTTCACACAATCTTAAACTTCATATTTCAACTCCAAACATGCATTTTTCATTTCAATTATGTTATAATCAAATTTTATCTACCACTCACATTAAACTAACCATTGTCAAATCTGagcattttattaaaaaaaacatCAATCCAAAAgacaacaataataatacaaGGTTCCATAGCGCTATTGAATACTTTTGTTAAAGTTATCAGGGGAGAGCAAGACCGCGTCCCCTAACTTAATTACATCCACTAAACATTGTCAGAAGCCGTTTGTTcccgtacccacctgtgtaaagaaAAGATAAGTGTACGCTACAAGAGTAAGGCACGACCTCGCAACTTACAGTGAGAACGTAAGAACGGACGACCAACATGGTGTAGCAGAGTATGActgtggtgacgatgctgaggacGAGGAGGAGCCACGAGTGAAATACAATGGAGTCGAGGGCGAGGATTATGAAGTCCATGatcacaaccacacccctcaTCCACAACCAACCCACCACCAGATGGCGCCGACTCTATTTCACGGTAAACAATACTTATATTACTcacacaataacaataataatgacgTCAACGATATAACTAGTAACTAACTAGGGCAACAATTTATCAGAAACCTCTAGATAAATATCCTCATTATCCTATCCCATTACTGGGAATTAGAAAACAAATTGTGATAATTTTACCCTTCCTGCTTGCTTCTTCCTCTGTTTTATCTACCTGCACACCTTCGACACACATTTTATGCAGAACTTTCTTGAATACGGAGTGTGTTTGCATTCTTCGACTACATATAACAATGTGTAAATATATAATCATctcatatatatacccatatattgtgcattaattggctgttgattgcacaactatattctacccacttcaagacgggGCAGTTGAAGAGGAGGTACCGACGTTGACGAAGAGGCCcctctgtgagagtgtgtgtgactcctttctaatctgcccagttgaaggagtggttggaggtcgtgaaagaagagttgctgaggATCTCTAGATTTATTACCCTTATTTTCATTTCCTGTGTTGACTGTgactgtatgtgtgatcatgtaatttatgtcagtaaattcacacattttatcatcgtgtttaagtgtgcctctatAATAatattctctatgagcatacacgagggttatcatagtaccacctagggaacatcacgttttctatagaagttcttatcgcctggagagtggtaaagcagcacagacttatataaaagtgtaccctaggcCATCCGACCAGTATCAGTGCCGGAATGGtggcaacactttggcaacaagcaatgtagtggctggagagagaggtaaagccacacagacttttatgggagagtGCCTTGGGCTGACAGTCCAGTGTCAGATCTATAGGAGtagcaacactttggcaacaagcagtatagaacacacccactgaactgcatcgctggggtgcagatataccaacccagctggcgaccttgttaaaaagaagatagggaaggcaggcgggaaaggaattcctgcaCCCTTTTTGtccggcaggcaagactcagggtaagacattgttaaaaggtaagcctgagtcttccttcacttctccacgggtctaggccggaattgctaATAGCAGTTTCCTCGtagttgactgaagggctcccagggtgaatcagtggcacccccacagtggtgggagcaaagacctgctgtggtgggcattgctggtcctctcctgtgggaccaaggagactccggtgaatcccgggagtcggaggggctgagtattctgccttctgagcccctagcagccgattgcttgcagagccccagcccaccccccaTGACAGGGGTTACACTGAAGCCTAACCAGGGTGTCACACAatgcccccatgcactctggcttgtggtCTAGGAATTTTACCTCCCATGcttctcttcaaatgcacaaagaaatcacattgacGTAATTATTCCTAATAGGTCAACTTCATCAATAAACACTAGGATTTTGTTACTCATTTTTATGCcagtttgatttgcaatatcatgCTGTCTTATTACCACTATTGCCTGTTTTTTATGGCCACAAATATAGCATTTCTCAGTCAGATATTGCTGAAAGTTCCTGAGTAATGACCCTCGTTGTAGTTGGCAGTTCTTCGTCAGCGTTCGCCACAAATTTCAGGAATGAGGTATAACAGATAACTGAAGTAGATATTCCACAACAAAGGACCAAGCACTGACCATGTGAAGCCTCACCTGACCAAGCGTATCCTCGTTAAATCAAGCATAGCCTCAGCTGATCAAGTATAGCCtcactccgtggtgtagtggtaagacactcgcctggcgttccgcgagcgctgtcatgggttcgtatcctggccggggaggatttactgggcgcaattccttaactgtagcctctgtttaacgcaacagtaaaatgtgtacttggatgaaaaaacgattcttcgcggcaggggatcgtattccagggaccataggattaaggacttgcccgaaacgctacgcgtactagtggctgtacaagaatgtaacaactcttgtatatatctcaaaaaaaaaaaaaaaaaaaaaaaatctgacttAGCATAGCCTAACCTGACCAAGCATAGCCTTACCTGACCAAGCATAACCTCACCTGACTAAGCATAACCTCACCTGACCAAGCGTAGACTCACCAGACACAGCGTAGCCTCACCTGACCAAGCCTCACCTTTTTGACTCCATAAATAAGCACAAACGCGATGACAATATGGGCGATCAACTCAAATATTTGTCCCACATCATCTGTGAAGAGAGACACGGCTCACGGGCTATTCATAAAAGTATAATGGAAGAATGAGAGAAGGCACACAAATCCACTTGTTTTTCTCGTGCAGTTTGTAACAAGCTATTACTGAACTTTGCATGTTTGGCCATATATGTGGATTCATTTGCTTATTATATATAAGTTCCGTAAAAACTGACCTGAAAATTGCGTCAATACAGTGATTATCAGGGCCAGGCAAACAACCTGGAAAAAGTATGTATTAGAAATATTAATTATCAGAGCCAGGCAAGCAACCTGGAAAAAGTATGTATTAGAAATATATTTGCTTGTACATGTGAAATGTTTGTGTATCAGTGGATGTGTGTGTTTGCATGTATTCACCTGCATGAGCTAGCATAGTTGAGCGTCAGCTCCTAAGCCTCGCCTTTCGAACCATTTAATGACTTTATTCTCTCGTTTTTCGTATCATTTTAATTTCAAATGGTTTATTGTGCCTGAGGGTGTAAATAcctgagattgattgattgatcgatgaagattaagccacccaagaggtggcacggacatgaatagcccataagagtTTATGTTTCATTTTATACACGGTGTGCAAGAGGTGTGTATGACGTCATAATGTTCAGGCTGCTTCAGGTTTTTGATCCAACTGAAGTGTCAGGCACTGTTTGCGTTGCGTTAATATGATGTGGTGTACCCTTACCCCGCCCTCCacctataaataaataaataataataataaataaataaataaatgtttattcaggtaaggtacatacatacaagagattttacaaaaattgatagatttatagatagagctagtacatacaatgccgaaagccactattacgcaaagcgtttcgggcaggaaaaacaataatgactaaaacttaatactaattgagtataaagaataaaatgtattgagaacaaataaaaaaaaaggggggggggggacatggctgaaaagcagcacaaatacaattaggtcgacaaacagcgttgtttaaaaaaaaacagacatgggttgacaatagagaggtaaggtaggttacagggaatttattaggtagtgcttcgtttttatcttaaactggttgagagaggtacagtttttaacatgattgggaaggtcattccacattctgggtcccttgatttgtagagcagttctagtttgattaagtcgtactcttggaatatcaaaactgtatttgtttttggtgtggtgctcatgggttctgttacaaccttctatgaagcttttaaggacaggattgacattatagttcagtgttttatatatataaaatacacatgagagaatgtgcagtgacttaatatctaacatattcagagatttgagtaggggtaccgagtgatgtctggggccagagttggatattgtcctaatagcagctttgtgttgagtaattagaggacgtaaatgattggtagtagaaccccaagcacaaataccatagttgagatatggatagatgagggagtaatagagagtcaccagggcagggcggggtacataatatctgatcttagaaagaatgccaacagtttttgaaacttttttgatatatttagaatgtatccctggaaattcagcttgttgtcaatgaaaacgccaaggaatttgccatctactttattacaaatttgggtattgtttatcctgagatttatttgatttgagggttTATtgacaaacaaaatatagaaagttttgtcaatgttgagggtgagtttgttggcagttagccaaagatggactttatttagctcagtattcactgtgacatttagagcaagggggtcaggactggagtaaatgaaggttgtgtcgtcagcaaaaagaattggtttgaggtgttgggaggcatttggaaggtcattaatgtagatgagaaagaggagagggccaagtatgctgccctgaggaacaccaatgttgatgggttggGTAGGAGAAatagaattattcacagaaacatactggagcctgtcagtaaggtaagacttaaatgaaaaatataatgaaagaaatattactggtttatttttatcctatctttttgtactgtacagtatatccaaggaagtgaaaaattgagacataatgcacaatttaatgaatgattagcatggattatcagttcaaaagaaatatgactattacatatcaacatgagatcttaatgatccatggtcaacatgatttaataaggacaatacagtactgtatttgtaataatacaaactataatttaaaatctttattactgattttttttattaagaagattaggtatacgcagcaatgtgctgcttccctattctgtataaaggaccacacagtgtagatcaaaaaccagctacaagctcatccaacatcctcacctcacaggatggccagtcatacatggaattaggagagaccaaaatacttaatgctgatctattagcctccactggcaaaatttgggtgcagcacaagaatatcttccaatattcctgagtgtatgaagtaattacagagctcaaaatacctcataccatttggtatgaagtcactgataacagggcaatcacagatatagtgttggagagtatgttctctcaagtaggactgaaaacagatgtttttttccaccaagagggctataaacccatggaaccgcctacccgctgaagccgtaaatgccaaattccagctaaaaaatatcattaagacaattggcgggccctttaacaagccgccggctttctgtcctcttcgaggccactagatagttagtggcccttgggtaaattcagtaaatatatacaataattgtcagcgcatcttccgagcaacagggacagctacacagtatctcttagaattacgtaggtaaacaacaaatgtaacatatttgtttactacaatgtcggtgctggctgtagaagttgaaaaaacattgttttacttcaaaatatactaattttataagaaaattcgacgtaaataggaggcagtagagctccgataagccagcgctaaatcttcaatatgaagaatgttgctgct
The Procambarus clarkii isolate CNS0578487 chromosome 51, FALCON_Pclarkii_2.0, whole genome shotgun sequence DNA segment above includes these coding regions:
- the LOC123774622 gene encoding uncharacterized protein, giving the protein MECCTAATRGHRLVLERCCCCCSLQTGALIIASLEIVVCLALIITVLTQFSDDVGQIFELIAHIVIAFVLIYGVKKSRRHLVVGWLWMRGVVVIMDFIILALDSIVFHSWLLLVLSIVTTVILCYTMLVVRSYVLTMSEAEEEDKVHLEEVTAST